Proteins encoded by one window of Methanobacterium sp. CWC-01:
- a CDS encoding DUF2180 family protein — translation MKCYVCAQQGKETDALAICIVCGMGLCQEHIIRQEVELWEGGYPFPSEKVKKTLPRILCPSCYNALEGE, via the coding sequence ATGAAATGTTATGTTTGTGCACAACAGGGAAAAGAAACTGACGCTCTGGCCATATGCATCGTATGTGGGATGGGATTATGCCAGGAACACATCATACGCCAGGAGGTTGAGCTATGGGAAGGAGGATATCCCTTCCCCTCGGAGAAGGTAAAAAAAACCCTGCCCCGCATACTCTGCCCATCCTGCTACAACGCTCTGGAGGGGGAATAG